A single genomic interval of Salinarchaeum sp. IM2453 harbors:
- a CDS encoding ABC transporter ATP-binding protein: MNAVQSSQHESVVKLDSVRKEYDLGGTVVALDDISLELSEGSYTAVMGPSGSGKSTLLNLIGALDTPTSGNVVVDDQNVATLSESERASLRGTTIGFIFQTFNLMPRLTAVENVALPLSFAGVSREQRLDRAVHLLEQVGLGDRTDHLPPELSGGQRQRVAIARALISDPELILADEPTGNVDTETGKEIMQLLQDANNNGNTILLVTHSRRIAEHADQIVHFKDGELIEIEQLN, encoded by the coding sequence ATGAATGCAGTCCAATCGTCACAACATGAGTCAGTTGTAAAACTTGACTCAGTCCGCAAAGAGTACGATCTTGGCGGAACTGTTGTTGCACTTGATGATATTTCACTAGAACTCTCAGAAGGGTCTTATACGGCGGTTATGGGTCCAAGCGGTTCAGGCAAGAGTACCCTCCTGAACCTAATCGGCGCATTAGATACTCCTACCAGCGGCAATGTCGTTGTCGATGACCAGAACGTTGCTACATTATCTGAGTCCGAGCGTGCTTCTCTTCGTGGAACCACGATTGGGTTTATTTTCCAGACGTTTAACCTGATGCCCAGATTAACAGCAGTGGAAAACGTTGCACTACCTCTTTCGTTTGCTGGCGTTTCCCGTGAGCAACGACTTGATCGGGCTGTCCATCTACTTGAACAGGTGGGGCTTGGCGACCGAACAGATCACTTGCCGCCTGAGTTAAGCGGAGGTCAACGTCAGCGTGTTGCCATAGCCCGGGCACTGATTTCTGATCCAGAACTCATTCTTGCTGATGAGCCAACCGGTAACGTAGATACAGAGACTGGTAAAGAAATTATGCAGCTTCTACAAGATGCCAATAATAATGGGAATACCATCCTGCTTGTTACACATTCCCGTCGTATCGCGGAGCACGCTGATCAAATTGTACATTTCAAGGACGGGGAGCTAATCGAGATTGAACAGCTTAACTAA
- a CDS encoding ABC transporter permease, with the protein MDLKDTLQIAGRSLYGHRLRSTLTVVGIVIGIGAVVAFASFGFSVQGNVLDEFEETSANEIVVAEQPDFDFDSPGSPPDLDDFGSGPIFTETDATELEGIEGVTDVVRQGSVSGGISAYNDSNLSLDPTITAISSNQFADDDFISGEVYEDDGNGIVITESTRESLQQNVPEENISVGGTITVDPTAEDEQTLAIVGIIEETDTTLLPDFGDGYYISTNSDLYDGSLETDGLIEETAYEQLTVTASPDNVREVQDNVEAYIFDDSDAATQSDNISVTSSLDIIEGVESVLTDVTQFVIGIGILALIVGAFGIANIMLVSVTERTKEIGIMKAIGARNRDIMGLFLSESIMLGVLGALVGIPIGLGTGYIASSYADVGFVIPFDWIAIAVGMGIATGIIAGLYPAWRATRVDPIEALRYE; encoded by the coding sequence ATGGACCTAAAAGATACACTTCAAATTGCTGGTCGGTCACTGTATGGACACCGACTACGATCTACGCTAACTGTCGTCGGAATTGTAATTGGAATTGGTGCTGTCGTCGCCTTCGCAAGCTTTGGGTTCAGCGTTCAGGGTAATGTGCTTGATGAGTTCGAAGAAACGTCAGCTAACGAAATTGTTGTCGCTGAACAGCCTGATTTTGACTTTGATAGTCCAGGCTCGCCGCCTGACCTCGATGATTTTGGATCAGGCCCGATTTTTACTGAAACCGATGCGACTGAACTTGAGGGAATTGAGGGCGTAACTGATGTTGTTAGACAGGGCTCTGTATCTGGTGGTATCTCAGCATATAATGACTCCAACCTTTCGTTAGATCCTACGATAACTGCTATCAGTAGTAACCAGTTTGCTGATGACGATTTCATCAGTGGAGAAGTATATGAAGACGACGGTAATGGAATAGTCATCACTGAATCTACTCGTGAGAGTCTTCAGCAAAACGTCCCTGAAGAGAATATCTCTGTTGGGGGTACCATTACCGTTGATCCGACAGCAGAGGATGAGCAAACCCTTGCCATTGTTGGCATTATCGAAGAAACTGATACAACACTACTTCCAGACTTCGGCGATGGATATTATATATCTACCAATAGTGACCTGTACGATGGTTCTCTTGAGACCGACGGACTAATAGAGGAAACCGCTTACGAGCAATTGACAGTGACAGCATCTCCTGATAACGTTCGTGAGGTACAGGATAATGTTGAGGCATACATATTTGATGATTCTGATGCAGCAACTCAAAGTGACAATATTTCTGTTACATCAAGTTTAGATATTATTGAAGGCGTAGAGTCAGTTCTTACCGACGTTACACAGTTTGTTATCGGCATCGGCATCCTCGCATTAATTGTTGGAGCCTTTGGGATTGCTAATATTATGCTTGTTAGCGTTACTGAGCGCACAAAAGAGATTGGTATCATGAAAGCAATCGGTGCTCGAAATCGTGATATTATGGGCCTGTTCCTTTCTGAATCAATTATGCTAGGAGTTCTTGGAGCTCTGGTTGGAATTCCAATTGGGCTTGGGACGGGCTATATTGCGTCATCTTACGCAGATGTCGGGTTCGTTATCCCATTCGATTGGATAGCGATTGCCGTTGGAATGGGAATTGCGACCGGAATCATTGCAGGATTGTACCCGGCGTGGCGTGCAACCCGAGTTGATCCTATCGAAGCTCTTCGGTATGAATAA
- a CDS encoding 3-isopropylmalate dehydratase large subunit yields the protein MSETQTTASDQTDPGPDATGTMAERIIGDAAGQSVDAGDVVLAEVDKALLQDGTGPLTVRQLRDLDLVQCQIPEGTVVFLDHQAPPMNAEMANEHDLLREFATEVGCQLSEVGDGICHQVMTYDYTAPGDILVGADSHSVSGGALGAMATGMGSTDVGVAFALGETWFRVPEADKFYLEGDLPEGVYAKDLILQIIGDVGADGETYRAMEFVGPAVDKMRIDERITVSNMVVEAGAKCGIFPSDERTKSFLEERGRGDDWMPVFPSPNAEYDREFTYDLSGLSPVVARPHQVDNVVSIEDESVQDVEIDQAFLGSCTNGRIEDLRIAADILEANDCDTDSGVRLIVNPASREVYEQAMDEGILKTLNRAGAAVNTPGCGICYGGHQGALADDEVAIGSNNRNFRGRFGNPESEVYLGSPATVIASAITGEITDPREVMP from the coding sequence ATGTCAGAAACACAGACAACAGCGTCGGACCAGACGGATCCAGGACCGGATGCTACTGGGACGATGGCTGAGCGGATTATCGGTGACGCAGCAGGTCAATCTGTTGACGCCGGTGATGTCGTGTTGGCTGAAGTAGATAAAGCACTTCTACAGGACGGAACAGGCCCTTTAACGGTTCGACAACTTCGTGATCTTGACTTAGTCCAATGTCAAATACCGGAAGGAACTGTTGTTTTCCTTGATCATCAGGCACCACCAATGAACGCTGAGATGGCTAATGAGCATGATCTGCTACGTGAATTTGCCACTGAGGTTGGCTGTCAGCTGAGTGAAGTAGGCGACGGAATTTGTCATCAGGTCATGACATACGATTATACGGCTCCTGGTGACATTCTCGTTGGTGCTGACTCACACTCTGTTAGTGGTGGAGCTCTTGGTGCGATGGCAACTGGTATGGGAAGTACTGATGTTGGTGTTGCGTTTGCACTTGGTGAGACGTGGTTCCGTGTCCCTGAAGCAGATAAGTTCTATCTTGAGGGCGACCTTCCTGAAGGCGTCTATGCAAAAGATCTGATATTGCAGATTATCGGCGATGTCGGTGCTGATGGTGAGACCTATCGAGCAATGGAGTTTGTTGGCCCAGCAGTTGACAAGATGCGTATTGACGAGCGAATAACCGTTTCAAACATGGTTGTTGAGGCTGGAGCTAAGTGCGGAATTTTCCCGTCTGATGAACGAACCAAATCGTTCTTAGAAGAACGTGGCCGAGGAGATGACTGGATGCCTGTGTTTCCAAGTCCCAACGCCGAGTATGATCGCGAATTTACGTACGATCTGTCCGGGCTGTCTCCTGTTGTTGCCCGTCCTCATCAGGTCGATAACGTTGTATCCATTGAAGATGAGAGTGTTCAAGACGTTGAAATTGATCAGGCCTTCCTTGGATCTTGTACAAATGGCCGGATTGAAGATCTCCGGATCGCTGCTGACATTCTGGAGGCCAACGATTGTGACACTGATTCCGGGGTCAGACTAATTGTTAACCCTGCTTCTCGTGAAGTATACGAACAAGCAATGGATGAGGGTATTCTCAAAACTCTCAATCGTGCCGGTGCGGCAGTTAATACGCCAGGCTGTGGTATCTGCTATGGAGGTCATCAGGGAGCGCTTGCTGACGATGAAGTTGCTATTGGATCGAATAACCGAAACTTCCGTGGCCGATTTGGTAACCCTGAATCTGAGGTTTATTTGGGTAGTCCAGCAACCGTCATTGCAAGTGCAATCACAGGCGAAATCACAGATCCACGCGAGGTGATGCCATGA
- a CDS encoding 3-isopropylmalate dehydratase, whose protein sequence is MSDPANIVQEGKELERDVSNLSGQSWYVGDGVSTDLIAPGRYFDLRSDLDRLAEHTLEDAQLQTTDEEFMQVFEPGDFVVAGENFGQGSSREHAAAIIERVGVSAVIAESFARIFYRNAINVGLPVITCDTSRISEGDELSVDLDAGVINNETTGETIEFDPLPPLMRRLLNDGGLVRHIDQHGKFADDLIAD, encoded by the coding sequence ATGAGCGATCCAGCTAACATCGTTCAGGAAGGCAAAGAGCTTGAACGGGATGTATCGAATCTCAGCGGCCAGTCATGGTACGTTGGAGATGGCGTTTCTACCGATTTAATTGCCCCTGGCCGTTACTTCGACCTGCGATCTGACCTTGACCGACTTGCTGAGCACACTCTTGAAGATGCTCAGTTACAGACAACTGACGAAGAGTTCATGCAGGTTTTTGAGCCAGGTGACTTCGTTGTCGCTGGTGAAAACTTTGGACAGGGCTCCTCTAGAGAACACGCTGCTGCTATCATCGAACGAGTTGGTGTGTCTGCTGTGATTGCCGAATCCTTTGCCCGTATCTTCTACCGAAATGCTATCAACGTCGGTCTGCCGGTTATAACCTGTGACACTTCGCGCATTAGTGAAGGTGATGAATTGTCTGTTGACTTAGATGCTGGTGTCATTAATAATGAGACTACTGGCGAAACAATCGAATTTGATCCACTGCCGCCGCTAATGCGCCGACTTCTCAATGATGGTGGGCTAGTTAGACACATTGACCAGCACGGAAAGTTTGCTGATGATCTGATCGCGGATTGA
- a CDS encoding phosphatase PAP2 family protein, which yields MLRALLVNVSAVVAVMLIIMTAISVSKGQILSLRKDWKRRVKQTAPIAILLVGILLFNSFARDRVFAVSRRIGWRPIGPISDYEETIILAIQDVVIHELTVYFSFIYVYGYAFMLIFPVIAYLVLTDTIHLRKLLTAYSVNYMVGIVFYTLVLLYGPRNTFTDLVTLYEFQPEMQYITREVNDNTNVFPSLHTSLSATIAIFAYRTRDAYPVWNVVALILAASVAISTVYLAIHWVVDVIAGLILAWVSVLVADMTVDRFSVTRIVYNIFDKIRSTGSHLRGKIYSVWDTLRSKAQKVRSKVETQKE from the coding sequence ATGCTTAGGGCACTTCTAGTTAATGTCTCAGCTGTCGTTGCAGTCATGCTTATCATAATGACTGCAATCTCAGTCAGTAAGGGACAGATTCTATCTCTGAGAAAGGATTGGAAACGACGAGTCAAGCAGACAGCACCAATTGCAATATTATTGGTTGGAATTTTGTTATTTAATAGCTTTGCGAGAGACAGGGTTTTTGCAGTATCTCGACGCATCGGTTGGCGACCAATAGGACCGATCAGTGACTATGAGGAAACAATAATATTGGCTATTCAGGATGTCGTCATCCATGAGCTGACAGTGTATTTTTCGTTCATATATGTGTACGGATACGCGTTTATGCTGATTTTCCCAGTTATCGCATATCTTGTGTTAACAGATACGATACACCTGAGAAAGTTACTGACCGCATATTCAGTCAATTATATGGTTGGAATCGTGTTTTATACGTTAGTACTGCTATATGGACCACGAAATACGTTCACCGATTTAGTGACACTCTATGAGTTCCAACCAGAAATGCAGTATATAACCCGAGAAGTAAATGACAACACAAACGTATTTCCATCATTACATACCTCACTTTCAGCAACAATAGCTATTTTCGCATATCGAACTCGGGATGCCTACCCAGTCTGGAATGTGGTCGCACTAATACTTGCGGCAAGTGTAGCCATTTCAACAGTATATCTAGCGATTCACTGGGTTGTTGATGTAATTGCTGGGCTGATACTTGCGTGGGTAAGTGTATTAGTAGCGGATATGACGGTTGATAGGTTCTCAGTGACGAGGATAGTATATAATATTTTTGACAAAATTCGTAGCACTGGTAGTCATCTCCGTGGTAAGATATATTCAGTCTGGGATACCCTCCGCAGCAAAGCACAGAAGGTCCGTAGCAAGGTTGAAACACAAAAAGAGTAG
- a CDS encoding ABC transporter substrate-binding protein, with protein MAPATDPKKESVSRRALLGSVIAGAGAGLSGCTDIIDRYFDDSEEQVEFTLTAQIGEEGDQGGLKTANDLIEKLETVGVDTERDLRTDTELVSKILYDQDFDAFLYPLPKLRYPEQLYFLFHSEYLTEAGWANPYGYTNSSVDTYLKQFVGLENQFLLNGGPEDPEESLQRFLSVFYDEYPMIPLCRVPEQRLVRTDRYDEWDRDYMDRKWGYMSETSEMLDELEMSTTVSTPLTNLNPFTSRQDEWPTTNLIYDSLMIETGEGVEPWLAENVTCSGNKISITLRDDAYFHAEEEGEEKTPVTAEDIKFSYRLINDLTRGEGGTEFASPRHKWTSTLVDEISGEDRSVTIELSQDANSLFDEDAWKRCLLPPIVPKYLWEEELDDGSFIGIDAGTSWEETLDDDVPLIGSGPYKVEDEGNDEVELSLHEDHFSIGSESDISVSPIAEEIVITLDANQATVIDLIEDGTIDVLIEPLVTEEMDNAGGVAEDDENIDILDSNYHRLYQLGLNARKKPMSDMNFRRVFAGLFDVDQLVEEEFDGKASAAYTPLPESPEDAMWWPNNIDYPDESSDKYPIVEYYGDQGSDTFEEQARQAFMDIGYRYDDDGNLVVLG; from the coding sequence ATGGCACCTGCCACTGACCCAAAAAAAGAAAGTGTCTCTCGGCGCGCATTGCTTGGATCAGTCATTGCTGGAGCAGGTGCTGGACTTTCCGGCTGTACAGACATAATTGATCGGTATTTTGACGATAGTGAAGAACAGGTGGAATTCACGTTAACCGCACAGATCGGAGAAGAAGGTGATCAAGGAGGGCTTAAAACAGCTAATGACCTCATAGAAAAGCTTGAGACAGTGGGTGTAGACACAGAACGTGATTTGCGGACAGATACTGAGCTGGTATCAAAGATTCTCTACGATCAAGATTTTGATGCGTTTCTATACCCATTACCGAAATTACGCTACCCAGAACAGCTTTACTTTCTTTTCCATTCAGAATATTTAACAGAAGCAGGGTGGGCAAATCCATACGGATATACGAACTCTTCTGTTGACACATACCTCAAGCAGTTTGTTGGACTGGAAAATCAGTTTCTTTTAAACGGAGGTCCAGAAGATCCAGAAGAGTCACTTCAACGATTCCTCTCTGTGTTTTATGACGAGTATCCAATGATCCCACTTTGTCGTGTGCCTGAGCAAAGATTAGTTCGGACAGACCGATATGATGAGTGGGATAGAGATTATATGGATCGTAAATGGGGTTACATGTCAGAGACCTCAGAGATGCTCGATGAGTTGGAGATGAGCACAACAGTTAGCACTCCATTAACAAACCTGAACCCATTCACATCGCGACAAGATGAGTGGCCGACAACCAACTTGATATACGATTCGCTAATGATTGAAACAGGTGAGGGAGTCGAACCTTGGCTCGCTGAGAATGTTACATGCTCAGGAAATAAGATATCAATCACACTCAGGGATGACGCATACTTCCACGCTGAAGAAGAAGGAGAGGAAAAAACACCAGTAACTGCTGAGGATATTAAATTTAGCTACCGGCTAATAAACGATCTCACGCGCGGAGAAGGTGGAACAGAATTTGCAAGCCCTCGACATAAATGGACATCTACCCTTGTAGACGAGATTTCAGGAGAGGATAGATCAGTAACAATTGAACTATCACAGGATGCAAATAGCCTATTTGACGAGGATGCTTGGAAGCGATGTTTATTACCCCCTATTGTTCCAAAATATCTATGGGAAGAAGAATTAGACGATGGCTCATTCATTGGGATTGATGCAGGAACGTCGTGGGAAGAGACATTGGATGATGACGTGCCGCTAATCGGGAGTGGCCCATATAAAGTTGAAGATGAAGGTAACGACGAGGTTGAGTTATCACTACACGAAGATCATTTCAGTATTGGTTCAGAGAGTGATATTTCTGTATCGCCAATTGCAGAAGAGATTGTTATTACATTAGATGCAAACCAAGCTACAGTTATCGATCTGATCGAAGATGGAACTATTGATGTCCTTATAGAGCCGCTTGTGACTGAAGAAATGGATAATGCAGGAGGCGTTGCAGAGGATGATGAAAATATAGATATTCTTGATTCGAATTATCACCGGCTGTATCAGTTAGGACTGAATGCCCGTAAAAAGCCAATGAGCGATATGAACTTTAGAAGGGTATTTGCAGGATTATTTGATGTTGACCAGTTAGTTGAGGAAGAGTTTGATGGGAAGGCTTCCGCTGCATATACTCCATTGCCGGAAAGCCCAGAGGACGCAATGTGGTGGCCGAACAATATTGATTATCCAGATGAGTCCAGCGACAAGTATCCAATTGTCGAGTATTACGGGGACCAGGGATCGGATACGTTCGAGGAGCAAGCTAGACAAGCGTTTATGGATATTGGCTACCGATACGATGATGATGGAAACTTAGTTGTGCTTGGATAA
- a CDS encoding AI-2E family transporter yields MDKRSVFLAGLVGILAVIGFLVISPFLQYIMGAALLAFILYPVHVRLVEDIRYVGPRVSAGFLTALTIVVAVVPLLIFTLIIFDTVISYLETFQVEDIQAGIDQLRELTVDLIGVEPGVLETIETRVVEELLEVAASIVDRLLDEVYGLLQATIRTSVGLLLLIFLLYYFIVDGKTLLHWLRATAPVEDETIDELYDEVSKVTWAVIGSHLLVAIVEGILGGIGLYIVGFPNATFWAVVMIIVSILPVIGVWLVWGPAVIYLLLVGDIFAGIFLLAYGLAVLSVVDNYLRAIFVDRGSGLHPAIVLTGVLGGIYVIGILGLFLGPVILAVLKATVVVFVRDQDGPQAQSGT; encoded by the coding sequence ATGGATAAACGTAGTGTATTTCTTGCTGGTCTTGTTGGGATTCTAGCAGTTATTGGATTCTTGGTTATCTCACCATTCCTGCAATACATCATGGGGGCAGCATTGCTTGCGTTTATTCTCTATCCAGTACATGTTCGTCTGGTTGAGGATATCAGGTACGTTGGTCCCCGGGTGTCAGCTGGGTTCTTAACAGCACTGACAATTGTTGTCGCTGTTGTACCGCTACTCATCTTCACGCTAATTATATTCGACACCGTTATTTCATATTTAGAGACATTCCAGGTGGAGGACATTCAAGCAGGGATTGATCAGCTACGAGAGCTAACTGTTGATTTGATAGGTGTAGAACCTGGCGTATTAGAGACCATCGAAACAAGGGTCGTAGAAGAACTACTGGAAGTTGCCGCGTCGATAGTAGACCGATTGTTAGATGAAGTATATGGGCTATTACAAGCAACGATCCGTACCTCTGTTGGATTGTTGTTGCTAATTTTCCTGTTATATTATTTCATAGTTGATGGAAAGACACTATTACACTGGCTTCGTGCTACTGCACCCGTTGAAGATGAGACAATTGACGAGTTGTATGACGAAGTCTCAAAGGTGACCTGGGCAGTTATTGGAAGTCATCTACTTGTTGCCATTGTCGAAGGTATTCTCGGAGGAATTGGACTATATATAGTCGGGTTCCCGAATGCAACGTTTTGGGCAGTCGTAATGATAATTGTCTCCATATTGCCAGTGATTGGCGTTTGGCTTGTTTGGGGACCAGCAGTGATATACCTGCTACTTGTTGGTGATATCTTTGCTGGTATTTTCTTACTGGCATACGGATTAGCAGTTCTTTCTGTTGTCGATAACTATCTTCGAGCTATATTTGTAGACCGAGGATCAGGACTTCATCCGGCGATTGTACTGACCGGAGTGCTTGGGGGGATATACGTGATAGGGATTCTTGGATTATTCTTAGGTCCAGTAATACTGGCCGTGTTAAAAGCGACTGTTGTTGTATTCGTTCGAGATCAAGATGGGCCTCAAGCGCAGTCAGGGACATGA
- a CDS encoding aldehyde ferredoxin oxidoreductase family protein — MNIRDPDQILYVNLSDGEVTSERIPDTWKQKYIGGKGLGVRYLYEELSAEVDPLGPENCLLFMRGPLSGMLPGETRYAAITKSPLTGGFLDSYSGGTFASRLTTALGDYMGVIITGQASELSVLRLQDGEANIYSAPELEGLNTVELSKHFEDTSIAGIGPAGEHQVSYATIASEYGEHQAGRGGAGAVMGAKRLKAVIADGPEPDPHPELTAYYREQYLESDIGKWQSASGTVETIDFADEVGVLSTRGWQEGTFENAEELGVQTIQELADEREHNDPVPGGYRLETEDGPFVPRGATAMSLGAELGLDEFDAVKELGQACDRLGIDVISAGNVIAWAVLAANEGHIDRNLDFGDHDALQSLLSTIATRETNLGDVLADGVNRAAAEYGGKTLVPTIKAMDTPPYDPRGSISMALAYATSDRGACHRRALPVETEAFDRDNWTVMDRVKSVIEEQTINAVLWSLIADSFVGEAISTDLGAALLNELGYQYDPVDLLNAGRRTWTTTRLFNIREGFDRTDDQLPRKFTQPLQGGPADGSTVNNDEFEILLQLYYHLRGWSSDGRPTDQILQDLQITNLPDEHTPIDTTIAQSPIASDESDNA, encoded by the coding sequence ATGAATATCAGGGATCCTGACCAAATATTGTATGTTAATCTATCAGATGGGGAGGTAACCAGCGAACGGATCCCAGACACGTGGAAACAGAAGTATATCGGTGGAAAGGGACTGGGCGTCCGCTACCTCTATGAGGAACTATCAGCAGAAGTTGATCCTCTTGGTCCTGAGAACTGTCTTCTATTTATGCGAGGTCCGCTCTCGGGTATGTTGCCGGGAGAAACTCGATACGCTGCTATTACAAAGTCTCCACTGACTGGTGGATTCCTTGACTCGTATAGTGGTGGGACATTCGCATCACGACTTACAACCGCGCTTGGTGACTATATGGGGGTAATCATCACCGGACAAGCATCAGAACTGTCTGTACTCAGACTACAGGATGGAGAAGCTAATATTTATTCTGCACCTGAGCTGGAAGGCCTAAATACAGTTGAGCTGTCCAAACACTTTGAAGATACGTCAATTGCTGGTATTGGCCCTGCCGGAGAGCACCAAGTCTCATATGCAACGATTGCATCCGAATATGGAGAGCATCAAGCTGGTCGCGGTGGAGCTGGTGCCGTCATGGGTGCTAAACGACTCAAGGCTGTCATTGCCGATGGTCCCGAGCCTGATCCTCACCCAGAACTCACAGCATATTATCGCGAACAGTATCTCGAAAGTGACATAGGGAAATGGCAGTCAGCCAGTGGGACTGTTGAAACAATTGATTTTGCGGATGAGGTTGGTGTATTATCAACGCGGGGGTGGCAAGAAGGAACATTTGAAAATGCAGAGGAACTTGGCGTTCAGACAATACAAGAACTGGCCGACGAACGCGAGCATAATGATCCTGTTCCTGGAGGGTATCGACTTGAGACTGAGGATGGACCGTTTGTCCCACGAGGTGCAACCGCGATGTCTCTCGGTGCTGAACTCGGGCTTGATGAGTTTGATGCAGTAAAAGAACTCGGACAAGCGTGCGATCGACTTGGAATTGATGTCATCAGTGCTGGGAATGTGATTGCTTGGGCAGTCCTTGCTGCAAACGAAGGTCATATCGACCGTAATTTGGATTTTGGTGACCACGATGCGTTACAATCGCTGTTATCCACCATTGCTACAAGGGAAACTAATCTTGGAGATGTGCTTGCTGATGGGGTAAATCGAGCTGCGGCTGAGTATGGAGGCAAAACTCTAGTTCCTACCATCAAAGCAATGGACACTCCTCCATATGATCCTCGCGGTTCAATCTCAATGGCCTTAGCATACGCAACGAGTGATCGGGGGGCATGTCATCGACGCGCACTCCCCGTTGAAACCGAGGCGTTTGATCGAGATAACTGGACTGTGATGGATCGAGTTAAATCAGTTATTGAGGAGCAAACAATTAATGCAGTACTTTGGAGTTTAATTGCTGATTCATTTGTCGGGGAAGCAATTTCTACAGACCTTGGTGCAGCGTTACTCAATGAACTTGGATACCAATACGACCCAGTGGATCTGCTGAACGCAGGCCGTCGTACATGGACAACAACTCGGCTATTTAATATCCGCGAGGGCTTCGACCGAACGGATGATCAACTACCGCGCAAGTTCACTCAACCCCTGCAGGGAGGACCAGCAGACGGAAGTACGGTAAACAACGACGAATTCGAGATTCTACTACAGCTTTATTACCATCTGCGGGGGTGGAGCTCCGATGGTCGTCCCACAGATCAAATTCTACAAGATCTACAGATTACCAACTTGCCAGATGAACATACCCCGATAGATACAACCATTGCACAGTCTCCAATAGCATCGGACGAAAGCGATAACGCATAG
- the asd gene encoding aspartate-semialdehyde dehydrogenase: MSVSVGIIGATGAVGQRLIQLLTDHPDFEIQALTASESSAGRPYKEAAKWQAKGPIPESVADITVVPTDPDEVSSEVDLIFSSLPSGVAEKVEPEFAKAGYLISSNSSNARRDDDVPLIIPEVNADHLDLLEVQQDNRDWDGAMLKNPNCSTITMVPPLSELDQFGLEAVHVATLQAVSGAGYSGVTSMEIIDNVLPHIGGEEEKMETETRKLLGEFNGAEIQWHDVEVSASCNRVATLDGHLENVWTELEDNPAPSAVEAAFQDAETIDLPSAPNELIRVFEEPDRPQPRLDRNIENGQAIAVGPVQETPWGIQFDCLAHNTIRGAAGASVLNGELLLESGYL, translated from the coding sequence CAACGATTAATCCAGCTGCTTACAGACCACCCCGACTTTGAGATTCAGGCATTGACCGCAAGCGAATCCAGTGCAGGAAGACCATATAAAGAAGCTGCAAAGTGGCAAGCAAAAGGCCCGATTCCTGAGTCAGTTGCCGATATTACGGTCGTCCCAACAGATCCTGATGAAGTATCGTCAGAAGTAGATTTGATCTTTTCTTCGCTACCATCAGGGGTAGCAGAAAAGGTGGAGCCTGAGTTCGCTAAAGCAGGGTATCTTATTTCATCGAACTCATCAAATGCCCGCCGCGATGACGATGTTCCACTCATCATTCCAGAGGTAAACGCAGACCACCTTGATTTATTGGAGGTACAACAAGATAATCGAGACTGGGACGGGGCAATGTTGAAAAATCCGAATTGTTCAACGATCACGATGGTCCCGCCACTGAGTGAGCTTGATCAATTCGGTCTCGAAGCAGTACATGTTGCAACCCTTCAGGCGGTCTCAGGCGCCGGGTACTCTGGGGTTACGTCAATGGAAATAATCGATAATGTATTGCCGCATATTGGAGGCGAGGAAGAAAAGATGGAAACAGAGACACGGAAATTACTTGGAGAGTTTAACGGAGCAGAGATTCAGTGGCATGATGTCGAAGTATCCGCTTCATGTAACCGTGTTGCAACTCTTGATGGACATCTCGAAAATGTCTGGACAGAGCTTGAGGACAACCCAGCGCCGTCGGCAGTCGAGGCTGCATTCCAAGATGCGGAAACAATCGACCTCCCTAGCGCTCCTAATGAACTAATTCGAGTATTTGAGGAGCCAGACAGACCGCAACCACGGCTTGACCGTAACATCGAAAATGGACAGGCAATTGCTGTCGGGCCTGTGCAAGAAACACCATGGGGTATTCAGTTTGACTGCCTTGCACACAATACTATCCGAGGGGCTGCTGGTGCAAGCGTTCTTAATGGAGAATTACTACTCGAATCGGGATACTTGTGA